Proteins from a genomic interval of Quercus lobata isolate SW786 chromosome 11, ValleyOak3.0 Primary Assembly, whole genome shotgun sequence:
- the LOC115968474 gene encoding pathogenesis-related thaumatin-like protein 3.5 isoform X1 codes for MNSKQVLILLIYCDSRVLLSFLQLRAKAERVMASFCSVLLTIVFIFTITASVTRISSSTRTFTIVNSCKETIWPGITHSENISGGGIELKPGKSTVYTASSGWGGRIWARTSCKFNKNGNGTCQTGSCGSTLNCTGPSSPPTSIAEFNLGEIDYYDVSLVDGFNLPVMVKAFNGTGNCSTAGCDGDMRQNCPSDLTLKAKGKVIACRSACDVYKTDEYCCRGKYGNPDTCLPSNYSKSFKLVCPAAYSYAYDDPTSVITCSGANYVVAFCATRNQTVCSYHDNQLFCNQSKGLKVVPHRWWVAVLAIPLMLKLCVMF; via the exons CAAAAGCAGAGAGAGTGATGGCTTCTTTTTGCAGCGTACTTCTGACAATTGTGTTCATCTTCACTATCACTGCATCAG TGACTAGAATATCCAGCAGTACAAGAACTTTCACCATAGTAAATTCCTGCAAGGAGACAATATGGCCAGGAATAACACATAGCGAGAACATCAGTGGTGGTGGAATTGAACTAAAACCGGGCAAATCTACTGTTTATACCGCTTCATCTGGGTGGGGTGGACGCATTTGGGCTCGAACCAGTtgcaaattcaacaaaaatggCAATGGCACATGCCAAACCGGTAGCTGTGGCAGCACCCTCAATTGCACTGGCCCGAGTAGCCCTCCCACCTCCATCGCGGAGTTTAACCTTGGAGAAATCGATTATTATGATGTTAGCCTTGTAGATGGTTTTAACTTGCCTGTGATGGTTAAAGCTTTTAATGGTACAGGCAATTGTAGCACTGCTGGCTGTGATGGAGATATGAGGCAAAATTGCCCATCAGATCTTACCCTTAAGGCCAAAGGGAAGGTCATAGCTTGCCGAAGTGCATGTGATGTGTACAAGACTGATGAGTATTGTTGTAGAGGAAAGTATGGAAATCCTGACACATGTTTACCTTCAAACTATTCCAAGAGTTTCAAACTAGTATGCCCGGCTGCATACAGCTACGCATATGATGATCCTACTAGTGTCATAACTTGCTCTGGAGCAAACTACGTTGTAGCCTTCTGTGCAACAAG GAATCAAACGGTATGCtcttatcatgataatcaactTTTCTGTAATCAATCAAAGGGCTTAAAAGTAGTCCCTCACAGATGGTGGGTTGCGGTGCTTGCTATACCCTTGATGTTAAAATTATGCGTAATGTTCTAG
- the LOC115968474 gene encoding pathogenesis-related thaumatin-like protein 3.5 isoform X2, translating to MASFCSVLLTIVFIFTITASVTRISSSTRTFTIVNSCKETIWPGITHSENISGGGIELKPGKSTVYTASSGWGGRIWARTSCKFNKNGNGTCQTGSCGSTLNCTGPSSPPTSIAEFNLGEIDYYDVSLVDGFNLPVMVKAFNGTGNCSTAGCDGDMRQNCPSDLTLKAKGKVIACRSACDVYKTDEYCCRGKYGNPDTCLPSNYSKSFKLVCPAAYSYAYDDPTSVITCSGANYVVAFCATRNQTVCSYHDNQLFCNQSKGLKVVPHRWWVAVLAIPLMLKLCVMF from the exons ATGGCTTCTTTTTGCAGCGTACTTCTGACAATTGTGTTCATCTTCACTATCACTGCATCAG TGACTAGAATATCCAGCAGTACAAGAACTTTCACCATAGTAAATTCCTGCAAGGAGACAATATGGCCAGGAATAACACATAGCGAGAACATCAGTGGTGGTGGAATTGAACTAAAACCGGGCAAATCTACTGTTTATACCGCTTCATCTGGGTGGGGTGGACGCATTTGGGCTCGAACCAGTtgcaaattcaacaaaaatggCAATGGCACATGCCAAACCGGTAGCTGTGGCAGCACCCTCAATTGCACTGGCCCGAGTAGCCCTCCCACCTCCATCGCGGAGTTTAACCTTGGAGAAATCGATTATTATGATGTTAGCCTTGTAGATGGTTTTAACTTGCCTGTGATGGTTAAAGCTTTTAATGGTACAGGCAATTGTAGCACTGCTGGCTGTGATGGAGATATGAGGCAAAATTGCCCATCAGATCTTACCCTTAAGGCCAAAGGGAAGGTCATAGCTTGCCGAAGTGCATGTGATGTGTACAAGACTGATGAGTATTGTTGTAGAGGAAAGTATGGAAATCCTGACACATGTTTACCTTCAAACTATTCCAAGAGTTTCAAACTAGTATGCCCGGCTGCATACAGCTACGCATATGATGATCCTACTAGTGTCATAACTTGCTCTGGAGCAAACTACGTTGTAGCCTTCTGTGCAACAAG GAATCAAACGGTATGCtcttatcatgataatcaactTTTCTGTAATCAATCAAAGGGCTTAAAAGTAGTCCCTCACAGATGGTGGGTTGCGGTGCTTGCTATACCCTTGATGTTAAAATTATGCGTAATGTTCTAG